A genomic segment from Pedosphaera parvula Ellin514 encodes:
- the tal gene encoding transaldolase, which translates to MSPTAQLDKTATSQSLTQLDQLKKFTRVVADTGDFGTIKEFAPQDATTNPSLIFKAAQMPAYKELLDKVIAESKKSGLSGQQALSDIMDNLLVAFGVEILKIVPGRVSTETDANLSFDTEGLVNKAHRFIDLYSKKGISKERILIKIASTWEGIRAAEVLQREGINCNMTLLFSLAQAVACAEAKARLISPFVGRILDWYKAKTGKDYSPAEDPGVQSVKEIYSYYKKFGYQTEVMGASFRNKGEILELAGSDLLTISPNLLAELRNSTDPVERKLSPEMAANASITRLVLDEKKFRYLLNEDAMATEKTAEGIRLFAADATKLEKYIASLL; encoded by the coding sequence ATGAGTCCAACAGCTCAATTAGATAAAACGGCCACTTCTCAGTCGCTTACTCAGCTCGATCAGCTCAAGAAATTTACAAGGGTTGTTGCTGATACTGGCGACTTCGGCACCATCAAGGAATTCGCACCACAGGATGCCACCACCAATCCTTCGCTGATTTTTAAAGCCGCCCAAATGCCGGCTTATAAAGAACTACTGGATAAAGTGATTGCTGAAAGCAAGAAGTCAGGGCTCTCCGGCCAGCAAGCTCTCAGTGATATTATGGATAATCTCCTCGTCGCTTTCGGCGTGGAAATCCTCAAGATCGTTCCCGGTCGTGTCTCAACGGAAACCGACGCCAATCTTTCCTTCGATACCGAAGGATTGGTTAACAAGGCCCATCGCTTTATCGACCTCTACTCAAAAAAGGGCATTTCCAAGGAACGTATCCTTATCAAGATCGCCTCCACCTGGGAAGGCATCCGCGCGGCAGAAGTTCTGCAGAGGGAAGGCATTAATTGTAACATGACCCTTCTCTTTTCGTTGGCACAAGCAGTCGCCTGCGCTGAAGCCAAAGCCAGGCTGATCTCTCCCTTCGTTGGCCGCATTCTGGATTGGTATAAGGCCAAGACTGGCAAGGATTATTCTCCCGCCGAAGATCCCGGCGTGCAGTCAGTCAAAGAGATCTACAGTTATTACAAGAAGTTCGGTTATCAAACCGAAGTCATGGGCGCCAGTTTCCGCAACAAAGGTGAGATTCTCGAACTCGCCGGTAGCGATCTCCTGACCATCAGTCCCAATCTGCTCGCCGAGTTGCGCAACAGCACCGACCCCGTTGAACGCAAACTGAGTCCCGAGATGGCTGCAAATGCAAGCATCACCAGGCTCGTGCTTGATGAAAAGAAGTTCCGTTACCTGCTGAACGAAGATGCCATGGCCACCGAGAAAACAGCCGAAGGCATTCGCCTGTTCGCAGCCGATGCAACGAAACTGGAAAAGTACATCGCTTCACTCCTTTAA
- a CDS encoding LysM peptidoglycan-binding domain-containing protein codes for MRMFLIASVGLNLVLAITLLVPRHGVSTNNLAGAAEPNPGGDSTNGKPKVILRRQFFSWDELESPDYQAYIKNLRDIGCPESTIRDIIVADINQVYAKKKQNQALTADQQWWRKDPDPAVTGKLNVLDQERRATLANLLGPDWDANNPTNQSPKVVALNGPMLSDLSPDAKASVQEIALRSQQQTAALVDAAREQNIPPDSAELAKIREQTRQDLSKVLNPAQLEEFLLRYSQTATTLRTELQSLNVSADEFRNIFRTTDSIERQLQSLTGNDSTTAQQRAQLQQQRDLAIRTILGADRFQTYQGVRDASYADALNAAQQAGAPATAVQPVYQINQATAQEQSRIQNDPTLSDEEKASQLAAINQQQKQASDQVLGLAPPPAPTTPTPPPLPPLIYSYRGGETLDQIALQYGSTIPEILGANPNLNPNVIQRGQRILIPPTPSPLPSYYVPRTPPSILSSPP; via the coding sequence ATGCGCATGTTCCTGATTGCCTCGGTCGGCTTGAACTTGGTACTGGCTATCACTCTTCTTGTCCCGCGACACGGCGTTTCAACCAACAACCTTGCTGGCGCCGCCGAACCGAACCCAGGCGGTGATTCCACCAATGGCAAGCCCAAGGTAATACTGCGCCGCCAATTTTTTTCATGGGACGAACTGGAATCTCCTGATTACCAGGCCTACATTAAAAACCTTCGCGACATCGGCTGTCCCGAATCCACCATCCGGGACATCATTGTTGCCGACATCAATCAGGTTTACGCGAAAAAGAAACAGAATCAGGCTCTGACCGCAGATCAACAATGGTGGCGCAAAGACCCTGACCCTGCCGTTACTGGAAAGCTCAACGTCCTGGACCAGGAACGTCGTGCCACGCTTGCCAACCTGCTCGGCCCCGACTGGGATGCCAACAATCCAACCAATCAGTCTCCCAAGGTGGTTGCACTTAATGGCCCCATGCTAAGCGACCTCTCTCCGGATGCCAAAGCATCCGTTCAGGAAATTGCTCTCCGCTCTCAACAACAAACCGCCGCACTTGTGGACGCTGCACGTGAACAGAACATACCACCCGATTCGGCAGAACTGGCCAAAATACGCGAACAAACCCGGCAGGACCTCTCCAAAGTCCTGAATCCGGCGCAACTCGAAGAATTTCTCCTCCGTTATTCGCAAACAGCCACTACTCTTCGAACTGAATTGCAGTCACTGAACGTTTCAGCAGACGAGTTTAGAAACATTTTTCGCACCACAGATTCCATCGAGCGGCAGCTCCAGTCACTCACTGGAAATGATTCGACTACCGCACAGCAGCGCGCCCAACTCCAACAACAACGTGATCTGGCGATCCGCACAATCCTGGGGGCTGATCGTTTCCAAACGTATCAGGGCGTTCGCGATGCTTCGTACGCTGATGCCCTGAACGCGGCGCAGCAGGCAGGAGCGCCTGCAACCGCTGTTCAACCCGTCTATCAAATCAATCAGGCCACCGCCCAGGAGCAAAGCCGTATCCAAAATGACCCCACACTTTCGGATGAGGAAAAAGCCTCACAGCTCGCAGCCATCAATCAACAGCAGAAACAAGCCAGCGACCAGGTACTGGGACTGGCCCCGCCGCCTGCTCCAACTACACCGACTCCACCTCCGCTTCCACCGCTCATCTATTCCTACAGGGGTGGTGAAACTTTGGACCAGATCGCCTTGCAATACGGCAGCACTATACCGGAGATTTTGGGCGCGAATCCAAATCTCAATCCGAATGTTATTCAACGCGGGCAGAGGATCCTAATCCCACCCACACCTTCGCCGCTTCCCTCTTACTACGTCCCAAGGACACCCCCAAGTATACTGTCATCGCCCCCATGA